Proteins encoded within one genomic window of Ranitomeya variabilis isolate aRanVar5 chromosome 4, aRanVar5.hap1, whole genome shotgun sequence:
- the C4H10orf88 gene encoding ATPase PAAT, translated as MCPPIHQLPVSRLSLIYSTDSHCPPYLLSWLPVTGPVVYRTLRPGSALSICSVMSGPRSALLAGRAQPPMLCSSSWRCRAELASVLKLSAVDCPAQNEEESPSREHCVLLELPTPSKGDNPCTLSLLCAAQGKDRILGITIHSEARTIEIYSASQNGKEEEYLGTSRGERFCTLESSGEESPAVLYKAHLKFEFPVPSCIVKLLSLGGRCSVLVSEISVQITPVPDRCPQASYVPGSSINLDRVQSIMDSMGGKMSPGAEQLMNMVRAQQKHQTPFGAQLMQLFGSFQHGRDQIREEARQHKHNASTTPDTKVENPGQESASHSSVQQTSSENHMKSVMSSLLQKTVGSDASPQGPDALLPLLRNLCGQNRQEPSSALKEEKMDLALEKLLSVHMERVERTLLAHIDKRMRSLQEHLDTRLDRLINLMQSNSLSQNSPEKLVNGQSEHCHQQDYDYDDLSVD; from the exons ATGTGTCCTCCCATCCATCAACTTCCGGTTTCGCGTCTGTCATTGATTTACAGTACTGATTCTCATTGTCCCCCCTACTTGCTGTCATGGCTGCCTGTGACTGGCCCCGTAGTATACCGCACTCTTAGGCCGGGGTCTGCACTCAGCATCTGCTCGGTGATGTCCGGACCACGGTCTGCCCTACTGGCCGGGCGTGCTCAGCCTCCCATGCTGTGTTCTAGCTCCTGGCGGTGCCGGGCTGAGCTGGCATCTGTGCTGAAGTTGTCTGCTGTGGACTGTCCTGCCCAAAACGAGGAGGAGTCTCCCTCTAG GGAGCATTGTGTACTTCTGGAGCTACCAACACCCTCTAAAGGAGACAACCCATGCACCTTGTCTTTACTGTGTGCAGCACAAGGGAAGGATCGGATCCTGGGGATTACAATCCATAGTGAAGCCCGGACTATTGAGATCTACAGCGCGTCGCAGAATGGCAAAGAAGAGGAGTACTTGGGTACCAGTCGAGGGGAGAGATTTTGCACTTTGGAGAGCAGTGGAGAAGAAAGTCCTGCAGTTTTGTACAAAGCTCACCTGAAATTCGAGTTCCCGGTGCCGTCTTGTATTGTTAAA CTTCTGTCACTCGGCGGCCGGTGCAGTGTCCTGGTGAGCGAGATTTCAGTACAAATAACCCCTGTCCCTGATCGATGTCCTCAAGCGTCATATGTGCCTGGGTCGTCCATTAATCTGGATCGTGTGCAGAGCATTATGGACAGCATGGGCGGGAAAATGTCACCTGGGGCAGAGCAACTTATGAATATGGTGCGTGCACAGCAGAAG CATCAGACACCTTTTGGGGCTCAGTTAATGCAGCTCTTTGGCAGCTTCCAGCATGGCAGAGACCAGATCAGGGAGGAGGCCAGACAACATAAGCATAACGCCAGCACGACTCCTGATACAAAAGTGGAAAACCCAGGTCAGGAGTCTGCGTCTCACTCCTCCGTTCAACAAACAAGTTCTGAGAATCATATGAAGTCCGTTATGTCTTCACTACTGCAAAAGACTGTAGGCTCGGATGCCAGTCCTCAGGGTCCTGATGCTTTGCTGCCTCTCCTGCGTAATTTATGTGGACAAAATAGACAAGAACCATCCTCGGCACTAAA AGAAGAAAAGATGGATCTGGCGTTGGAGAAGCTTCTGTCAGTACACATGGAGCGCGTGGAGAGGACACTTTTGGCACATATTGATAAGAGGATGAGAAGTTTACAGGAGCATCTAGATACCCGGCTGGACCGATTAATAAATCTAATGCAAAGCAATTCATTATCCCAAAACTCACCTGAAAAGCTAGTCAATGGCCAAAGTGAACACTGTCATCAGCAAGACTATGACTACGATGACTTGTCCGTGGATTAG